The genomic region TGCCTATCAAGGATGCTCAATAGAAGTCGACCAAGGACTGGACTGAGGAGATTTTTATTCCATTATCAAAATGCTTTTACCCACACTACAAAATAAAAGCATGTCATATTTCTCGAGAGTACACCAATAAAATATATGGCATATCACGACTGCAGTACTGACCTGGACCATATGACATCTAGAAGGAATTGATGCAGTGCTGGACAACTAGTGGTATGGATGTAACAGATTCAGAAAGATGTAGCTGTGTACAGAGTGATAAGGAGAGTACCAGAATAAGATGGGATAGTTAAACCATTGCTGTAAGCATTATTCTAGCTCTCAAAATGTTTGTAATGACCAATATTTTGATATCTGCAAAACAATGTCTCCACTTtattaacaattaaaaaataaatacgtcaAATTCAGATAAAAAGTCTCttcaaaataaatatcttaagTTTTAATGCTACACTTTCATATATTCATTACTATGTGTCAGAACTTCGACGCCTGTGTCTGTGATAAGCACTGTGTGCTCACATTGTGCTGCCCGTCCATTGTCCAATGTCACAGCTGTCCACCCATCCTCCAGAATCACGATCTCGTGCGACCCTTGGGCGAGGACAGGTTCTATTGTAAAGGTCATGCCAGCTTCCATCTTCCCTGGATAATCATTATCTGTGCCAAGTGAAGGAGAATTTCAGTATTAACAATTGTCATGGTATCAAGAAAATATATTCTTGCAATCTAATTtgagtattttaatttaattttatatttaattcttacTGGAGCCATTTAAATCATATTAAGTCTAATACTTACTGATAAGAGTTCTCGCTTATGCCAACAACTAGAGCCACCTACATTTAAAAGCCAGAGTTTTCAAGAGTAAAACTGTAAAGAACTGTCAACCAGAGGCACACAATAGAGAAGCACGTGTTTGTCTTAATatctattttcaatgtaaatgacTGTTTTATAGCATAAGTATGTGTCGATGAAATATGTTTGCAGTTGTACCAAACATTCATATAATATAAACTACCTATGTAGTGGCgataaaaacaaaacactaaatgaaaataaaatggctgCAGTGTGGCAATTTTGAAGGTTAGATGACAAAAtgagtagtaatattttataaactgttatttctatttcattttttatagttttttaactaatggcgagtacttgactgccattcatccatatgaagccagttgtgtagatcaatttactGAAGAATCGTTTCCCagggtgtgccataggaggctggtctacactacacttGCCGTAAGATAAGaggatggagatttgttgggatgccacaggggaaccggagcctTCCTGGATAAAGCCTCTGTGTTAAGTGGGCCAcaggcttgtccaacacaagttataaatcggtaCAGTGGGAATCAAACCTGAGTCCACAGTATTATAAGTgcagtgctctagccactagaccaccatggcGGTATATTTCATAaaccacatttttatagtcttacttatGATTTGTGGTCCAGTAGAAATGTTGTTCCAGCCAAGTTGTAGGATCCGCCTGGTATATGTATGAATAAAGTCACTCAGCTCATTTTCAAGGTGATGATTCTTGTAAACACTTATTTTGTGATCCCATCAGGAATGTTGCATTTCTTTACAGCCTGTCCTTCAGTAAGGCCAAATATAAAGATCAATGAAAAAGTGCAGaaaaatacttttaacataatatgtaacataacACACCATTACATATTAAGTATTTACCAATTAGcctaaactcagtgaactttaattCTGTAAATGAAGAGTTGAATGGAAAACGGGCATAACCCAAAAAttgaagttttgagaaaaaggcctttgaaatatttgagtagctgtataaataacattgagcatatggggccaTTCCCTCAAATGACCAgttaccatagaaacgcctacataattaggttggtgcataagttcgtagcgtttttctgtactttcattcatttaatagtaGGGGCCTACTATAGTGACACAGCTACCATAGCAATGAAAAACGCtatgaacttatgcaccaacccaatatCACGTATTATCTTctacaatgtactaggcaaggcccataaaaccaatggttttttcttaacgtggaatgctcTATATATACACTTACAGCAGTGATATATGTCAGGTGGTCCGTGGAAATAGCTGCCAATACCATGGCCTGTGAAACAGGGCACAACACAGAATCCAGCCTTCCGTGCCACCGACTCAATTTCATTTCCTGCAACAATATAATAACGCAATGACACAGGTTATGGATTACACAGCACGTCTGTACTTCCATATTTAATTATCAGGAAGTACCAGATTAAAAAATGAGAAGCAGGACTTATTTTTACCTGTAAAAGCAggattttccacaaaaaaaaCAGGATATAACGTGATGTGTaggaaccggatttttatgtaatataaaggtgtgaaatatgtacatatttatgtaagaaaaatacgctgaatatgtaccaaaatatgtaaaatcataaatatatttaatatcaatatctggcagatatAGTCTAGGTaaaactctccagttgtgatttcagacagcacccgacttttttaccgtacacttgacacattactatttttccatccgTAGTGAAATCTCCGTCCAtcacaatccatgattttatttttgtcattagggtTGAAAATACAGGGGCcaatttagttagttaaaagcagtagataaactcacttgcactttatattgtAATTACTAAAACTAGATGAGGGacatatgcattttagctgctccctgtaagaaacaaagtacctactaaaatctcaaactataggcatttacaaactattgtttgaaaagtgacattcctgtctcactcagaagggtaggattattccagccgagaactatACTtaataattgctcggaaaatcccatttccgtatagatctactaaatttaaagtaaagaggtcaagcaataacctgaaaagctatttattttaatctttcaacatctttccagtttgttcctttacttcagcttcttttcaaaagtcggctactttattgcggctcatgccagacttgacacaggttttccctggaagggttaggaagagggtgggtaagattgcaaattgcatgggaacggcttgttaagacgtgtgcagaacaattatagttggagacaaatcatgtcgtcctcatcCCACTTCactgcatgaaggcaacgctactttctgagggaTTTTTGCAATACAAGGTAgctgtatgagaaaggttgtcttttgttcactcatatttatagtgggcggtatggggtgagtgcctcttttacttcctggaactaagaatgttatatttcatcCCGAAATATGTCCTTTCTTGCATAGGTAaagaggctttttaaatctgtgtatttcaaactgtaaacttccccagcagaagtttttttttttccttttagagatgtaaaaatgaataaaacccctaaatacgtagatttatgtaataccaagccataatatgtaatgtgggacaaatctgtaaaaatatgtagtatcaaattttaatatattaacggtaattacaagattcgcaaagatttgctatttatatatggttaggtggaaagaaatataatatgtaattacataaaaatccggtccctagtgatatGTGACGTGATGTTTTTTCCccaatgttttatataatatggTAAATTGTTAGTCTTagtatacaataaaattgatacacATCTGTTaacaatcattaattaaattaactatttaagTGTAAAGATTATAAATAAGCTTATAACTTGTTCACTTTCCTGACTATTCGTACTTCTCTGATGACTCAACTTGTTTCAGTAAGGAATGTTGTTTGTCACCCAATAAACACTTGTGGAAATCCACACAAGACAGATGTCTTTAATTAAActttacaaacataattcctcTAATGAACACCAGACATAGACGGTTTCTTTCTTTGCTCCACTGgaaattgacgagaaaaaaaggACAATTTCTAATTTTCTACAATGCTTGACCAGACACAGGACACACATCTAAAGACAGGACATGTCCACTGAAATCCCGATGTCTGGTGATTCTATACAGAACGAGTCAAACTTAAGTTACTGACATTCTTAGCGAGCCAAGAGGTTGCATATTGATGGGCAGTGCACTGGGATTTCTCGATCTCTTGCTTTAAGCCCAGCAAAGGATACAATGCGCAAGTTTTCCTTATAAGTTGTTGCATTAAGCTGATGACAAAATTCTggtatttttaaagatagatacaCAGTACAGCAAAACATTTTCCTCCTTGAAAAGTATCTACTGAAGAAGAAGTCGTGTCAGTTGTGTTTATGTAAGTTTAATAAGTGGCAAGAAACAGGTTCCATTCTCAACAGGGCCGTATTCCAGGAATTGCTGAGCAACCTCTAGCTGTGCTGCGGGCAACCCCTAAAATTGTTCCTAACCTTGTAATGCGACACCACATTGTACTGGATGATCGTTGATTACAGTAACTAAAGAACATAATGTAAGTGCACTGAGACGAAAAGAAAACTACAGCTATTTTAGGTTCATAAAGTTTCGCTTCAATCCTTTCAcatgacatttaaaatatttaatgtttcaCCATTTCAGTATTGTACTAATGATGATTAGtagataaatattaaattaataattttatacctGGTGTTTATTGAACTGTTTCCAatgtcaaaaaaaataaaatttagttcAAGACCTACAGCCCTAATTCTCGACAAGACGAAACATCATATGAGATGTGTTATAACAGAACAAACATCTGAAGATATGCGTGTAAGGATGGAGTTGAGTTGAAGAAAAAGTAACAGTCATTTACAACACCAATCAGTGTCATACAAATCCTAACTCAAAGTAAAAATATACAAGAAGAATTGCAAGAACAAGCATTAATTCAGTGTAAGAAATTAATAGGACTACCAAATAATAATGGCAGAATttgaagacaaactaaaaacacaAAGAAGTTTTATAAACTTAATACAAGGTATTAAAGAAAAACTACGGATTCCACACACAAAGgaatatttattacaaaaagaGAAACCCCTTCAAATATTCCAAATAGATTACAATTTACAACTAGtcgaaaaatttaagaaataagaaacaaatattgAGAAAATGAAACTTTTGGCCTTAGAAACTATAGAAACAAGATACCACCATAATAAATAGCTTCATAtacacaggatggaagtgaaataaccttgcagattaaaAGAGGTGATAGGGTacatgtaaatgaatagaaaacctatattatgttttgtgattaaatgcacggttaattagaaaattaagtttgaagtttcggCAGTCCAGCAACATTGTAGCTAACACACTACttgtatacagatgtaagaggtcaacgaacacagtgagtctccgtacgtaagctgccaaGTTGCCACACATTCGCTTCatgcaatggtttgaatttaggggttttttaaattaaatttacacgaaaaccgtgcatgcTATGAtatatgccagagggataaattattctttatgagatttcctattgatatggacaaaaatcacgatcctactcactatagttaccgaataagagattgttaacatttttttaactatgaactttccaccaatatgtctatattatagttttttgttacatagaacatgagctctggaaatctgcaaggctatttcacttccaccctgcataTAGATGGTTTCCTCAAgtcaaatgaaaaagaaataactgCAGGAGCAGGAGGAACTTGTCCacttttctcattttattccAATCTGGAACCTAATactacaaattttgatggcgaaaTAACAGCAATTCATACATCCTTAACGAACCTTCAATATAGAATAAACAAATTTCAGGATGCTGTTATACTGTCAGATTCTCAAGCAGCTATTGTAGCCACTGCGAGTCTTTACTCAACAAAATCACAACAAATACACAAATGGAGAAACATGATATGAATCCGCAGACTTTTTGGCTAAGGAAGGCACAgaaattctacaaaaaaaaaaaaaaactcaacgaaATTCATCCTACCATTCTGTAAAACTGCTAATCAAGAAAAAATTTCAATCAATGTAcctaaaaaactgcaaaaacaatgctgaaggcaagcagtgacaAATTCTTATATCTAATCCAGGAATTGTTCCTCACTTACCACGAAAATCTGCAGTTGCAATGTACCAATTAATTACTGGCCATAGCTTAAATGAACCCATGACCTTAGAACATTTAGGAAGACATAGAAATCTATAAAAAGATAAATACTGGAATGCAAGAGGACTAATGGCTTCTTTGCCAAAGGTCTAGGCATttgaacaacaacatattttatcatatacttttcctttattttctcttctattctttTAAGTTGATACCATAGTTGAATCTCAACGGTATTTTTAAGGCTACAGTCAGTAAATGAGGTCTTAagtaattttcaattaaattatagtaagtaaaatattaaaaaaaggagTTAAACAAAATGGTGACTGTGAGATTAGAATCCTTACATCAACTAATTAGAATAGAATTTGTATGAACTGCAATTAGTAATATTGCTCTCATAACTCAATCAGGCGAATGGAATACATATATTATCTTCTATAACTAGTTTTCACCTCCTTGGTTATCTTCAGCCAATTTAaatcaagaagaaaaagaatttaataattCACATGTGAACAAGTAACTGTAATCCCCCATTTCAGAATAGTACTTCTTGGAATATGAAACCTGGAGTTATACGTACCAATGTTACAGAAAAATTCCCCAGGGCGGCAGATGGAAATTGCTTCTTGCAGGGCTAGCTCTGTCGTCTTTACAAGGGCCTGCCCTTCGGCATCTACTTCACCTACAAGGAACATGGCTGAACAGTCTCCATGGTAGCCATTCAAGTAAACCTATGCCAACAAAATACGTGATAGTGCTCACAGATACTCTATGTTCACACAACAGGTCTTCATACTTTAAAAAAaggtatactgtaataaaatgatttttaatattattttatattgtcacATATAAATGattcatgttgtttagtcaattgttcgGAAACAGGTCTaaacctcgcaagtgataccaagaaggcatcacttatgaggcaactaggccagagataatagggtagagtggccaattcctttccccctccattgcatatatcgttgactagctataggtatcctacaagcaaaactcagctcaaaCTCCTCGCATCGCGCATGCTACAtccctcttccccccccccccccccccgcaattggcttgagagcatgctgggaatggGAGCATacatcatctgcgcgagacagtcacgcctgctggtttctgcgcactgagttttccttgttggatgcctatacatattacactagtcagacttcagatgcatacaaacagtaagttgttcttcctctgacacatatcaagtgagatgtagtgcctgataatagatgtacatatcagccagaatctcaatgaGAGGAAAAAATTATGCATATCATCTAAAAATTACAATCTGAagatttaattaataaaactaagaCAATGGCATTCCATTCGATctttcatattaaaacaatacttactggtaataaatatatgtaaaataatcTAATCATCACTTTTAGGTACTTTGGTTGATGTACTTCCTATTTTacaaatacagtagaattcctcgtatctggcaactgtgggacaaacgAGTGGCGAATAACTGATTTTGCTGGGtaattggaaaatatttttatagattatgtaaagacatactgtactgcacaaacattttttttccacgttgaaatttagtaattttcgtagatatctaaaaataaagttttgaaatatgtacaatgttaatacggtaatgtacattcatcagttcataattacagtaatacaaaatagcgtaaaaaatactaaaagttttcgtaaccttatgacaattttaaatggtggTCATGTGacatgaagagcagtgtagccaacgtcgcaactATGAAGACAATGATGTAGCGCTCGATGATTTAAACCTCTTTAAAgaagcagtccgcgataaaattaagttggctttaatcaaacatgtttttcaatctaagtagaatgcaATTTACCGCATttcaatgcgaggcatggttgagttactgactccgcacaaatgcttatgacgtcacagccactgaactggtgtgattgcgtagtaagccgagaacttcccgagtgcagcgctttgtattaaataatcttcTCGTGCCGTAGTAAatgtgaacagaatttcggacttagttgtgattgagtgaagtcatatttttttgcttttcatttaatcataaaacagcacataccaatgttgtggttttatgtagggctattttcttttatatgaatgactttgaactacagtagactaaacagaaaaaattgtatcgtaatacagtttaaaatgccgtggtagtgtgatttttcgtgttcagagggaacaacaaaagcagaacatggagaaggggtatcatttcatgtattgcCGAGCAAAGAAAAGTCACCgcaaatacagtatttaaaacatgggtgaagaaaatcaacagaaaagctTTTACACCATCGAAAGCTGCTGTTGTGTGTTCTaatcatttccatgaaattaattttaaggaATTGTCCCTAttaaaaagacgtttaatgaaagacaatagaactcctatgaaaatgaagaaaactgctgtcccttatttttgaaaggagaatctccccaagacagttctAATACTaagcgctcctctgcttataaatgaaaaaaaggtCGTCGAAAAagtaatagcaagttgcagtgatgcacctatagctgaaaatattcacgtatgtgtagttctcgatgaggctgaaaattcacagaaacgtaatataaacaaagctgtgcagtgtgagatagggtgcgagacgctaagaaatgtaTGTGTTGAATCAGATGTGAGTGAGCCATAAACTGTCTTAGACAGATCTtttaaaatacaaggagaaacttcaaattctaattcatcaggtataaggtacaaattatttgaaaatttttcaaaaactttacaactatatttcatcggcaagacaacattttataaaataatttcaaaattcgtagaaccaacagtaattgtagttattttcagattcatgaacaacttatcaattctgtaaaagataaaaacgtgcgaatcgcggtgatgaccaatttgactcacctggttacagtgcaaaatatgtgacttacagtgtaatggacctcgattcagataatcttatagacttcgtagttctgcaaaaGGGTCTAATTGTAGGCAATCTTGAaaaagcagcatgcgaaaaagttctagatcgcctaaaagaaaaaaatgaacattacccttTCTCTGTCGGACCACAATAGAAGAATTAGGAAATTCATgaggaccaaatatgaatggtgGACCATcatttgacatttggcacattgCAAAAAGCTTATCTACAAACCTTAAAGCCGCcgcaaaaacatatgagaaaatacaAATGTGGAAAGACAGCATCATAAATCACTCGTGGTGGTtatgtgctacatgtgaaggtgattctgacgacttagaagacagattcatttctgtatgaaatcatatttgtaatatacacgaacagagacataaaaaatgtgcacacattcacccatacaatagcGAGAGGGAATGGACCGAACCTGGATCCGAACcaacaatgctctgaaaaatgttgtatgcaaCCCTGTCCTTTAAAAGACTTAAAGCAGACTAATcagttttgtcacaccagcaaacttgaatcatatcataacgagagattggtttacactcctaagagaaaacactttccatatgatggaatagtaacaagaactatgattgcgataatggaccataattacaacgtgaaaatagatgtaactggctccagactccagtactctaaagccactaaacgattggtggaaaagaaaacatacaacTGGAAGAAAAAAGCATGGAGAGAAGATATACAGAGAAACGTGTTGGAAGTAGCTCGTGGTTATCAACTACTGCAATTCGATGATGCACATGTTTTAGAGGTTTTCTCAAACATAGCCCCggtgcctaaaccgtgtgactcaacaattatggtgcaatagaataatataaaccatgtactaatttattgctgacgtgagataaacacgtatctgtagtccccacataacgaatatttcacatctcacatacattcactcactcagtgaagacgttgacttaggttataattgatcaaaatattaaaattttcagtttgaacccttatcagacccaagtcgttctaatcatagaatggaacagaatgcattgtttaaagtgggatagagtttgggtaagttattactattattattattattattattattattattacttattacagtatatgcatgtgataggtcctaagtgagttaataataactgactgtaacatatGAATATGTATTTACTCGTTCTACACCACTGTATGTCAAACAGAACTAAAATgcagtcttatgaagcgatcggtggttatgacgtcagagcttgcagtaagacctttaatatttcacaaactaaaaggcgtagagagatgagacaaacgccgttaatctaaggattacttaggtaaacatcctataatataatcaaaatttcgaattttatcgcggactgctcctttaatatATCTCTAATGTCTGCTTATACTACCTATTACTCGAATAAAAATTTTACGCGCTACAGcataacagagaatttcacactttcctatttacaCTCATCCAACGCCCCTTAGAGAAGGGggagagttcaagtggtaaatttaaagatatcgtctctgcgcattgtttgTAAGGCCCAAGTGACAACTTTCCGATGCTACCGgatctactccagggacataatgGAATTTTCTGTGTAAGTTTTCATGCGTGAACAATGTATAGAGTAAACACAATATATGCGATCCacaaaaaccactcacatctttgtCCGACTCTTTCCTTTCTCATGAATGACAATTTTTTTGGCCTAatcaaaagtgccgttgttttggtattgccagttataTGGGTGCCAGATACGAaggattttactgtactgtacagGAACTGAAGAAAAAACTGGCAAGAcatcaaaacaaattttaaatagtaTCAAAATATTCTGAAATCCaaggaaaaagtaaataaataaaattatataaattattatttttagtgagttattttacgatgctttatcaactgctgtggttatctagcaccagaatgatatgaaggtgataatgccggtgaaatgagtccaggatccgaaagttacccagcatataaattattaatggcagttattattatatgataaaaGGATCTGCATAGAATGTAAtctaacaagaaaataaaaatgaaattcacTCCACTAAAGATAGCTCACAAACTTTCCtataatataaaatcaaaatttctttcaccaatctctcagatgcattaaaatgccaacatgcatggctgtgaattcgatcctttcaatgtatagacttagtttgctcttgtcAATGAcagatcattttttttattcttgtaaaattatctttaattttctttgtaacaTTTATAGTACTCTTATAGCATAATATATTATCGATTAGAGAAAAATTCACAATTTaagattgtttttatttttatttatattcattgattaacattataatattaatttacagtgtgtgtgtgtgtgtgtgtatctaatgctctggatttaacaatgaagtcatcatccttcttgcttcccaatattttgatggaaggtccacaaatgtcctaagagtttcacaattagccaggtgctccatctccatgtcctcttctctggtgcacagtaagcatttaggtgaattcagtactccaatacgatggaggtgtttactgaggcaatcatgaccagtaattaatttacagtaaaatctctcgtaaccggcaataccagaacagcacttttggctgggccaaaaaaaagaatgtttaaatctgccacattgccacagtctgggccgtcAGTTATGCCACATTAAGAAATTCGCACGAATTTTCATttccagtgaatattcgaacctaaactTAGCATAGgctattatttgtattgtgtgatgtgttttaataaaaaaaattcacacagtttttatgtttgtttaattatgttcgggccaTCATTAAGAAGTTCGCAAGAAGTGAAAATAGATTGAAGGCTACATTTTTTTAGATAATAGACAATATTTTGCAGGAAAGTGAAAAGAGATTCTCTAAAAATCCAGACAGGCTACTTCGCACTCTGTCTGTGATCCTTCCTCAGACTTATTTATGAAATCGAAGACTGTCTGTAACTTTGCTAAAACATACGAGATGATTAAGCCATTACTCTTTTAACAATCAATGTTAAGTTGTAAAAACTATGCATAACAATTGTGAAAAAGCAACTTCAGTtaaaaaaagcaataaaaataatgGTAGTTTAGAGAGTTTGAAAGAGATGAATGATATCTTTAAAATTGCACTGGTTCTTTCAGTGATTGCAGCCATAGCAGAGTGAAGTTTTTCAACAATGAAACTAATCAAACTATACCTCAGAGCATCTATAACCAGAGAGAGCCTCACTAATCTAGCCCTTAACTCAAATGAGAAGGAAAACCATAAGTCATCATTGACAATTTGCTTCTCAAAAAGCATGCCATCTTGAATCCATCTTATAGCATGTAATATGTAAGTGTTatccttcctcttcttcttcttatttttcttcatcgCCATTATCATAACAGACTgcagccaccagcatagctcaggcggtagcatatTTGCCTGCTGATTTGTTGTGCTTGGGCGTGAGttagattcctgcttgggctgattatctggttgggttttttccaaggtttttcccaactgtaaggcgaatgttagataaataatctatggcgattcctcggcTTCATTGCTATCAgcaatttcattgacgctaaataactcagtagttgatacagcgttgttaaataaccaaataaaaaaccaTGCATGCATGCTTTAGTCTACTAACCAGTTCCAACTTCACAAAAAAGCTGCTGTTATCCAATACTTACTTTTGATAATTCAACCTAGTATTCATATTACACTtttgtcatcataatcatcatcttcttttccagttttaggcCTTGTGGCCTGTTATGATCTTAATCAGTCGTTTATTCTGTTATCCCAAACTTCTCTTCCCTTTCTGTATTATGTAAAAAGTAGATGTTTTAAAAAAGTTAAAACCTGTTAAGCATTGCCAAtaacttgaaaatatttataaaactgaatattattatattttgaatttGTAGATGAAGATGCAAGCTTCTTTAAGTTCGTGGTCACCCAAAATTTTCCCTAGAACTACCACTGCTGTAACTTGTCCTGGGGAAACTTAATTACA from Periplaneta americana isolate PAMFEO1 chromosome 15, P.americana_PAMFEO1_priV1, whole genome shotgun sequence harbors:
- the LOC138715080 gene encoding methionine aminopeptidase 1D, mitochondrial isoform X2 → MGSNFGSYNIVQPGVVSGERAVFPHITRPSYLAPGPSEPEIKTASQIKQMRNSCKLARFILDSVGKYIQVGLTTDEIDGIVHHLTMQHNAYPSPLHYKGFPKSVCTSINNVACHGIPDDRPLESGDIINVDVTVYLNGYHGDCSAMFLVGEVDAEGQALVKTTELALQEAISICRPGEFFCNIGNEIESVARKAGFCVVPCFTGHGIGSYFHGPPDIYHCYNDYPGKMEAGMTFTIEPVLAQGSHEIVILEDGWTAVTLDNGRAAQCEHTVLITDTGVEVLTHSNEYMKV